One Alkaliphilus sp. B6464 genomic window carries:
- a CDS encoding ABC transporter substrate-binding protein: MKKFSKSAIISLIIGVAILFTACGNATVSNNNAEESLSKLDQIKKAGKIVVGTSADYPPYEFHKEVNGKDEIVGFDIEIAKEIAKDLGVELEIKDMDFDGLLLALNADKVDFVMAGMTPDPERVKAVDFSKIYYNAVHGIVIKAENKDTFKTVDDLTGKKIGAQKGAIQEKIAEAEIKDLQLKSLAKIPDLVLEVKNNKIDALVMEKPVADSYVDKNKDLMLMDVTFDDGEGGSAVAVKKGSTDLVNEINKTLDRLIKDGSVDKFVLEAIEMVDGE, from the coding sequence ATGAAAAAGTTTTCTAAATCAGCTATTATATCACTTATAATAGGAGTAGCTATTTTATTTACTGCATGTGGTAATGCTACTGTTAGTAATAATAATGCAGAGGAGTCTCTTTCTAAGTTAGATCAAATAAAAAAAGCAGGTAAGATAGTTGTTGGTACAAGTGCAGATTATCCTCCATATGAGTTTCACAAGGAAGTTAATGGTAAGGACGAAATAGTAGGTTTTGATATTGAAATTGCAAAAGAAATTGCAAAGGATTTAGGTGTAGAACTTGAAATAAAGGATATGGATTTCGATGGATTACTATTAGCACTAAATGCTGATAAGGTAGACTTTGTAATGGCTGGTATGACTCCAGATCCAGAAAGAGTGAAAGCTGTAGACTTTTCTAAAATATACTATAATGCAGTTCATGGCATAGTTATTAAAGCAGAAAATAAAGATACATTTAAGACAGTAGATGATTTAACTGGTAAAAAAATAGGAGCACAAAAGGGTGCTATACAAGAAAAAATTGCAGAAGCTGAAATTAAAGACCTTCAATTAAAGTCATTGGCTAAAATACCAGATCTAGTTCTTGAAGTTAAAAATAATAAAATAGATGCATTAGTTATGGAAAAACCAGTAGCAGACTCTTATGTAGATAAAAACAAGGATTTAATGCTTATGGATGTTACATTTGACGATGGCGAAGGTGGTTCTGCAGTTGCTGTTAAGAAGGGAAGTACAGATCTAGTTAATGAGATAAACAAAACTCTAGACCGCTTAATCAAGGATGGATCTGTAGATAAATTTGTACTAGAAGCTATAGAAATGGTAGATGGGGAGTAG
- a CDS encoding amino acid ABC transporter permease: protein MNFSFLPKYYTFFINGAKNTVLLAFFTVALGVVFGVFLALMRISKNKVLNFISTAYVEVIRGTPLLVQIFIIYYGLPAIGINFPSVAFLGSTGEEFVAGIIALSINSGAYVAEIIRSGIQSVDNGQMEAARSLGMSYSMSMRHIIIPQAFKNILPALGNEFIVIIKESSIVSVIGINELMYNANTVRGNTFIPLEPLIVAAGIYFVLTFTLSKLLGIVERRMKVSD from the coding sequence ATGAATTTTAGTTTTTTACCAAAATATTATACATTCTTTATTAATGGAGCAAAAAATACAGTATTACTTGCATTTTTCACCGTGGCCTTAGGCGTAGTATTTGGTGTGTTTTTAGCCCTAATGAGAATCTCCAAAAATAAGGTTCTGAATTTTATTTCTACTGCCTATGTAGAGGTTATTAGAGGGACACCATTACTCGTTCAAATATTTATAATATATTATGGATTACCTGCTATAGGTATTAATTTCCCATCTGTTGCCTTTTTAGGCAGTACTGGCGAAGAGTTTGTGGCAGGAATTATAGCTCTATCAATTAATAGTGGAGCCTATGTTGCGGAAATTATACGTTCTGGTATTCAGTCGGTAGATAATGGGCAGATGGAGGCAGCACGTTCCTTGGGTATGTCCTACTCCATGTCTATGAGACATATTATTATACCTCAGGCATTTAAAAATATTTTGCCTGCTCTAGGTAACGAGTTTATTGTTATTATTAAGGAATCCTCCATAGTATCGGTTATTGGTATAAATGAGCTTATGTATAATGCCAACACTGTAAGGGGAAATACCTTCATACCTCTAGAACCTTTAATAGTGGCTGCGGGAATTTACTTTGTTTT